A section of the Flavobacteriales bacterium genome encodes:
- a CDS encoding cbb3-type cytochrome c oxidase subunit II yields the protein MLNFHKDHQNLVNVALVVFVLLSIGVAVIPANELALNNSPLPDLPPMTASERRGLEVYVAEGCGTCHTQQVRNIEMDRMWGERPSIPSDYHYSKQRLDLWRQSPSLLGSERTGPDLTNTGRRQPGAQWHLLHLYDPRMVVKGSIMPRHPWLFEETDTPAENAVVVPVPKERLRDSSKVMVASRRAQDLVAYLLTLKQAPLPGGGDPFLPSPGARNEAGANPSAGDLPNGADLFVQTCSACHGAEGKGLAGAFPPLAGSPVVNDPDPTLMLSIILSGYDARAEYGVMPAQAEQLSDAEIAAIANHLRSAFGNDAPATTVDAVRTVRATVAPATALVP from the coding sequence ATGCTCAACTTCCACAAGGACCACCAGAACCTGGTCAATGTCGCGCTCGTGGTGTTCGTGCTGCTGAGCATCGGCGTGGCCGTGATCCCCGCCAACGAGCTGGCCCTGAACAACTCGCCCCTGCCCGACCTGCCACCGATGACCGCGAGCGAACGACGCGGGCTGGAAGTGTACGTGGCCGAGGGCTGCGGCACCTGCCACACGCAGCAGGTGCGCAACATCGAGATGGACCGCATGTGGGGCGAGCGGCCGAGCATCCCCAGCGACTACCACTACAGCAAGCAGCGCCTGGACCTGTGGCGGCAATCGCCCTCCCTGCTGGGCAGTGAGCGCACCGGTCCGGACCTCACCAACACCGGCCGGCGACAACCCGGTGCGCAATGGCACCTGCTGCACCTCTACGATCCGCGCATGGTGGTGAAGGGCTCCATCATGCCGCGCCACCCCTGGCTCTTCGAGGAGACCGACACACCCGCGGAGAATGCGGTGGTGGTGCCCGTGCCCAAGGAGCGCCTGCGCGACAGCAGCAAGGTGATGGTGGCCTCCCGGCGCGCACAGGACCTGGTGGCCTACCTGCTCACCCTGAAGCAGGCGCCCCTGCCCGGCGGCGGTGATCCGTTCCTGCCCTCGCCTGGGGCGCGCAATGAGGCGGGAGCGAACCCAAGCGCCGGCGACCTGCCCAACGGCGCCGACCTCTTCGTGCAGACCTGCTCCGCCTGCCATGGTGCCGAGGGCAAGGGCCTGGCCGGCGCCTTCCCACCCCTGGCCGGCAGCCCGGTGGTGAACGACCCCGATCCCACGCTGATGCTCTCCATCATCCTGAGTGGCTATGATGCGCGGGCGGAGTACGGCGTGATGCCCGCGCAGGCCGAGCAATTGTCCGACGCGGAGATCGCGGCCATCGCCAACCACCTGCGCAGCGCCTTCGGCAACGATGCACCCGCCACCACCGTCGATGCGGTGCGCACGGTGCGCGCAACGGTGGCCCCGGCAACGGCTCTTGTGCCATGA
- a CDS encoding cytochrome C — translation MEPERLVRLYIDDDREPFAEFEPPVRFVLDTTRLPDGPHTLRVVARSTSGVEGVRHVPFEVRNGPDIAVVGLDDGDVVDGRMPITINAYGSERADRFLVTGSETPKGIPAWVWALLITFLGFALFYFIQYWHVPPAA, via the coding sequence ATGGAACCTGAACGCCTTGTCCGCCTCTACATCGATGATGACCGGGAGCCCTTCGCCGAGTTCGAGCCGCCGGTGAGGTTCGTGCTGGACACCACCCGGCTGCCCGACGGGCCGCACACCCTGCGTGTGGTGGCGCGCTCCACCAGCGGCGTGGAGGGGGTGCGCCATGTGCCCTTCGAGGTGCGCAATGGGCCGGACATCGCCGTGGTGGGCCTCGATGATGGCGATGTGGTGGACGGCCGCATGCCCATCACCATCAACGCCTATGGCAGCGAGCGCGCCGACCGGTTCCTGGTCACCGGCTCGGAAACGCCCAAAGGCATCCCCGCCTGGGTATGGGCCCTGCTCATCACCTTCCTCGGCTTCGCCCTGTTCTACTTCATCCAATACTGGCACGTACCGCCCGCAGCATGA
- a CDS encoding group III truncated hemoglobin — protein MPAPRADIRHHDHIVLLVDTFYGKVRNDELLGAIFNGIIGDRWPEHLEKMHRFWGTVLINEGSYTGTPLRPHLHMPIGAAHFARWLQLFHATVDELFEGPVAQLAHRNADRMADMFQERIERYRTRPQDFIQ, from the coding sequence ATGCCCGCACCGCGCGCGGACATCCGGCACCACGACCACATCGTGCTGTTGGTGGACACCTTCTATGGAAAGGTCCGCAACGACGAGCTGCTCGGCGCCATCTTCAACGGCATCATCGGCGACCGCTGGCCCGAGCACCTGGAGAAGATGCACCGCTTCTGGGGCACCGTGCTGATCAACGAGGGATCGTACACGGGCACCCCGTTGCGGCCCCATCTGCACATGCCCATCGGTGCGGCGCATTTCGCACGGTGGCTCCAACTCTTCCATGCCACGGTGGACGAGCTCTTCGAAGGTCCCGTGGCGCAACTGGCCCACCGCAACGCCGACCGCATGGCGGACATGTTCCAGGAGCGCATCGAGCGGTACCGGACGCGTCCGCAGGACTTCATCCAGTGA
- the ric gene encoding iron-sulfur cluster repair di-iron protein, with translation MSIPFTLDRTVGSIVADDYRTAAVFNAHGIDFCCKGGRTIAEVCRAKAIEPATLEAELRQAIERDGGTGDDVKQWPLSRLIEHIERVHHRYVESRSTTLMQFLHKLCSVHGDRHPELFAIREEFHACAQAMAAHMKKEELILFPFINQLEKARLHDLPAPTPHFGTVENPIAMMEHEHDAEGERFRRIAELSGNYTNPPDGCTTYGTAYAMLREFEEDLHRHVHLENNILFPRAKALEKEMRHATA, from the coding sequence ATGTCCATCCCCTTCACCCTCGACCGGACCGTAGGCTCCATCGTGGCCGATGACTACCGCACCGCCGCCGTCTTCAACGCCCATGGCATCGATTTCTGCTGCAAGGGCGGCCGAACCATTGCCGAGGTATGCCGGGCCAAGGCCATTGAACCGGCCACTCTGGAGGCCGAGCTCCGCCAGGCCATTGAGCGCGATGGCGGCACGGGGGACGATGTGAAGCAATGGCCCCTGAGCCGCTTGATCGAGCACATCGAGCGCGTGCATCACCGCTACGTGGAGTCCCGCTCCACCACCCTGATGCAATTCCTCCACAAGCTCTGCAGCGTGCATGGGGACCGCCACCCGGAGCTCTTCGCCATCCGCGAGGAGTTCCACGCCTGCGCGCAGGCCATGGCCGCCCACATGAAGAAGGAGGAACTGATCCTCTTCCCCTTCATCAACCAGCTGGAGAAGGCCCGGCTGCACGACCTTCCCGCCCCCACCCCGCACTTCGGCACCGTGGAGAACCCCATCGCCATGATGGAGCACGAGCACGATGCCGAGGGAGAGCGCTTCCGCCGCATCGCCGAACTGAGCGGCAACTACACCAACCCACCGGATGGCTGCACGACCTATGGCACGGCCTACGCCATGCTGCGGGAGTTCGAGGAGGACCTGCACCGCCATGTCCACCTGGAGAACAACATCCTCTTCCCGCGCGCCAAGGCGCTGGAGAAGGAAATGCGCCATGCCACCGCTTGA
- a CDS encoding hemerythrin domain-containing protein gives MPPLERHALLRPVSREHHEGLLFCWRIRRALADGSDLIAQMRSGNAFYHRHLLPHFAIEEEAVFPVLGAGDPLVKRAISEHRRLTRLFLSTDDPLRDLSRIEDELSAHIRFEERVLFPRIQALATEEQLERIDRLHGLLAGG, from the coding sequence ATGCCACCGCTTGAACGGCACGCCCTGCTGCGGCCGGTGAGCCGGGAGCACCATGAAGGGCTCCTCTTCTGCTGGCGGATCCGGCGTGCCCTGGCCGATGGGAGCGACCTCATCGCGCAGATGCGGAGCGGCAACGCGTTCTACCACCGCCATCTCCTGCCCCACTTCGCCATCGAGGAGGAGGCCGTGTTCCCGGTACTGGGCGCGGGCGACCCCTTGGTGAAGCGCGCCATCAGCGAACACCGAAGGCTCACGCGCCTCTTCCTCTCCACGGACGATCCGTTGCGCGACCTCTCCCGGATCGAGGACGAGCTGTCAGCGCACATCCGCTTCGAGGAGCGGGTGCTCTTCCCCCGCATCCAGGCCTTGGCCACGGAAGAGCAGCTGGAGCGCATCGACCGGTTGCACGGGTTGCTGGCCGGGGGCTGA
- a CDS encoding sensor histidine kinase, which produces MGGTATPLSLADGPDERLRERIKELGCLYAVARIAQTQELGLEPMLVATVRTIPQGWQWPDELWVSLELDGHSYGIEHSEGPALQQPIGIDGETRGTLRVGYPPARAHGTTPLFLPEEELLLEKLATEVATMVDRQEKRERQRLFEARMLQQDRLNVLGELTAGIAHELNTPLGNVLGYAELLMAGERDPARREDLQRIIDSALTGREVVKRLMYFSCEMPSQFREQDLNTVVEGVLRLLRRQVDEASLELRTDLTAPLPPVRLDRVQFEQVLTNLVLNAVAATPAGGRLHIATEMADGRVQLRVSDTGHGIAQEHLRKIFQPFFTTKPPGVGTGLGLSVVHGIIKGHGGDIRVESTPGEGATFIITLPAA; this is translated from the coding sequence ATGGGTGGAACGGCGACACCGCTCAGCCTTGCGGACGGTCCGGACGAGCGATTGCGCGAGCGCATCAAGGAACTGGGCTGCCTCTATGCTGTGGCGCGCATCGCACAGACCCAGGAGCTGGGCCTGGAACCGATGCTGGTGGCCACCGTGCGGACCATTCCCCAGGGCTGGCAGTGGCCCGATGAACTGTGGGTGTCCCTGGAACTGGACGGCCACAGCTACGGGATCGAACACTCCGAGGGCCCGGCGCTCCAACAGCCCATCGGCATAGACGGCGAAACACGGGGCACCCTGCGCGTGGGGTATCCCCCGGCACGGGCCCATGGCACCACACCCCTGTTCCTGCCGGAGGAGGAGCTGCTGCTGGAGAAGCTTGCCACGGAGGTGGCCACCATGGTGGATCGCCAGGAGAAACGTGAGCGCCAGCGCCTCTTCGAGGCACGCATGCTGCAGCAGGACCGCTTGAACGTGCTTGGCGAGCTCACCGCGGGCATCGCCCACGAACTGAACACGCCGTTGGGCAACGTGCTGGGCTATGCCGAGCTGCTCATGGCCGGTGAACGGGACCCCGCGCGCCGCGAGGACCTGCAGCGGATCATCGACTCGGCCCTCACCGGCCGCGAGGTGGTGAAGCGACTGATGTACTTCAGTTGCGAGATGCCCAGCCAGTTCCGCGAGCAGGACCTGAACACCGTGGTGGAGGGCGTGCTGCGCCTGCTGCGGCGCCAAGTGGACGAGGCCAGTCTGGAGCTGCGGACCGACCTCACCGCTCCCCTGCCGCCGGTGCGGCTGGACCGCGTGCAGTTCGAGCAGGTGCTCACCAACCTGGTGCTGAACGCCGTGGCGGCCACACCAGCGGGTGGTCGACTGCACATCGCCACGGAAATGGCGGACGGACGAGTACAACTGCGCGTGAGCGACACCGGGCACGGCATCGCCCAGGAGCATCTGCGGAAGATCTTCCAGCCCTTCTTCACCACCAAGCCGCCGGGCGTGGGCACGGGCCTGGGCCTCTCGGTGGTGCACGGCATCATCAAGGGTCATGGCGGCGACATCCGTGTGGAGAGCACGCCGGGCGAAGGCGCCACCTTCATCATCACCCTGCCCGCCGCATGA
- a CDS encoding sigma-54-dependent Fis family transcriptional regulator → MNATSSPSVLLVDDARDMLELLRRSMNAMGLTPFTANNVVDAIDVLQHGPVDLVITDLNMPEVSGIQLVRYMGEHFPDIPVLVITGYPKLEDAVQVMKLGAVEYIVKPFTQEELREAVERVLSSLAARTPEAPAPEEVRESFHGILGRSPAMQEVYRIIERTRNNRATVLVTGESGTGKEMVARAIHYNSAFAAAPFIAVNCGAIPDQLLESELFGHMKGAFTGATTSRVGFFQAADGGTLFLDEIGNASPAVQAKLLRAIQDKEITMLGATKPQHVNVRLISAANNDLLAMIRQGTFREDLYYRLNLINIHLPPLRERVEDIPLLVEHFNHKFSRELGKKPLRIPARILETFAGYPWPGNVRELEHLVHRLVILKDGAVDMDDLPAHMKMPTPQTTASTALVSLAELERQHILRVLESTGQNKTRAAEVLGIDRKTLREKLKGLG, encoded by the coding sequence ATGAACGCGACCAGCTCCCCTTCCGTCCTGCTGGTGGACGATGCCCGCGACATGCTGGAGCTGCTGCGCCGCAGCATGAACGCCATGGGCCTCACGCCGTTCACCGCCAACAACGTGGTGGATGCGATCGACGTGCTGCAACATGGTCCGGTGGACCTGGTGATCACCGACCTGAACATGCCCGAGGTGAGCGGCATCCAGCTGGTGCGGTACATGGGCGAGCACTTCCCGGACATCCCCGTGCTGGTGATCACCGGCTACCCCAAACTGGAGGATGCCGTGCAGGTGATGAAGCTGGGCGCGGTGGAGTACATCGTGAAGCCCTTCACCCAGGAGGAACTGCGGGAGGCGGTGGAGCGCGTGCTGAGCTCCCTGGCCGCGCGCACGCCCGAAGCCCCCGCGCCGGAGGAGGTGCGTGAAAGCTTCCACGGCATCCTGGGCCGGTCGCCCGCCATGCAGGAGGTGTACCGCATCATTGAACGCACGCGGAACAACCGCGCCACCGTGCTGGTGACCGGCGAAAGCGGAACGGGCAAGGAGATGGTGGCGCGCGCCATCCACTACAACAGCGCCTTCGCCGCCGCACCCTTCATCGCGGTGAACTGCGGCGCCATCCCGGACCAGTTGCTGGAGAGCGAGCTCTTCGGTCACATGAAGGGCGCCTTCACCGGGGCCACCACCAGCAGGGTCGGCTTCTTCCAGGCCGCGGACGGCGGCACCCTCTTCCTGGACGAGATCGGCAACGCCTCGCCCGCCGTGCAGGCCAAGTTGCTCCGTGCCATCCAGGACAAGGAGATCACCATGCTGGGCGCCACCAAGCCGCAGCACGTGAACGTTCGCCTGATCTCCGCCGCCAACAACGACCTGCTCGCGATGATCCGCCAAGGCACCTTCCGCGAGGACCTCTACTACCGCCTCAACCTGATCAACATCCACCTGCCGCCCCTGCGGGAGCGTGTGGAGGACATCCCCCTGCTGGTGGAGCACTTCAACCACAAGTTCAGCCGGGAACTGGGCAAGAAGCCCCTGCGCATCCCAGCGCGGATCCTGGAGACCTTCGCCGGCTACCCGTGGCCCGGCAACGTACGCGAGCTGGAACACCTGGTGCACCGGCTGGTGATCCTGAAGGACGGGGCCGTGGACATGGACGACCTGCCCGCGCACATGAAGATGCCGACACCGCAGACCACGGCGTCAACCGCGCTGGTGAGCCTGGCCGAGCTGGAGCGGCAGCACATCCTGCGCGTGCTGGAGTCCACCGGCCAGAACAAGACCCGGGCCGCCGAGGTGCTGGGCATCGACCGCAAGACCCTTCGCGAGAAGCTGAAGGGGCTGGGGTGA
- a CDS encoding Glu/Leu/Phe/Val dehydrogenase codes for MDQFEHAADIMGLDPGVRKILAKTNSEIVVHFPVKLDNGTIEVFTGYRVQHNNALGPYKGGLRYHQTVDLDSARALAIWMTWKTALAGLPYGGGKGGVAINPKLYSKSELERITRRFTYALGDNIGPDLDIPAPDVNTNPQIMAWIADTYSSTKSPATRFANLHVVTGKPLGAGGLEGRDRSTGFGVVATLKAWSKRTGKPLKGMRFIVQGFGNVGYWTSHFLAKEGAVLIAVQDASATIHNGNGIDPEDLIRHVEANNRSISGYAKAGTMAPEEFFGLPCDIVVPAALGNQITAANAGSIKAQVVAEGANGPTDTEGEAILRANGVDIIPDILCNSGGVIGSYYEWLQNKRSEIWKIDQVLGMIQEKIDTAFEQVVDTAQEFKVNWRDSAYIVALRRLEKTYKERGIFP; via the coding sequence ATGGACCAGTTCGAACATGCCGCCGACATCATGGGCCTGGACCCGGGTGTACGGAAGATCCTGGCCAAGACCAACAGCGAGATCGTGGTCCACTTCCCCGTGAAGCTGGACAACGGCACCATCGAGGTCTTCACAGGCTACCGCGTACAGCACAACAACGCGCTGGGGCCCTACAAGGGCGGCCTGCGCTACCACCAGACCGTGGACCTCGACTCCGCCCGTGCGCTGGCCATCTGGATGACGTGGAAGACCGCGCTCGCAGGCCTGCCATATGGCGGTGGCAAAGGCGGCGTGGCGATCAATCCCAAGCTCTATTCGAAGAGCGAACTGGAGCGCATCACACGCCGCTTCACCTATGCGCTGGGGGATAACATCGGCCCCGACCTGGACATCCCGGCGCCCGATGTGAACACCAATCCGCAGATCATGGCCTGGATCGCGGACACCTACTCCAGCACCAAGTCGCCCGCCACGCGCTTCGCCAACCTGCATGTGGTGACCGGCAAGCCGCTGGGTGCCGGCGGACTGGAGGGCCGCGACCGGTCCACCGGGTTCGGTGTGGTGGCCACGTTGAAGGCCTGGTCCAAGCGCACGGGCAAGCCCCTGAAGGGCATGCGCTTCATCGTGCAGGGCTTCGGCAACGTGGGCTACTGGACCTCGCACTTCCTGGCCAAGGAAGGGGCCGTGCTCATCGCCGTGCAGGACGCCAGTGCCACCATCCACAACGGGAACGGCATCGATCCCGAGGACCTGATCCGCCACGTGGAGGCCAACAACCGGAGCATCTCCGGCTACGCCAAGGCCGGCACCATGGCACCCGAGGAGTTCTTCGGCCTGCCGTGCGACATCGTGGTGCCCGCCGCCCTGGGCAACCAGATCACTGCGGCCAATGCGGGAAGCATCAAGGCCCAGGTGGTGGCCGAAGGCGCCAATGGCCCCACGGACACCGAAGGCGAGGCCATCCTGCGCGCCAATGGCGTGGACATCATCCCCGACATCCTCTGCAACAGCGGCGGCGTGATCGGCAGCTACTACGAGTGGTTGCAGAACAAGCGCAGCGAGATCTGGAAGATCGACCAGGTGCTGGGCATGATCCAGGAGAAGATCGACACCGCCTTCGAACAGGTGGTGGACACGGCCCAGGAGTTCAAGGTGAACTGGCGCGACAGCGCCTACATCGTGGCCCTGCGGCGCCTGGAGAAGACCTACAAGGAACGCGGCATCTTCCCATAG
- a CDS encoding NAD(P) transhydrogenase subunit alpha, producing the protein MQHLGVLKESERRRLVALAPAGVKRLSAQLRVSVQRGAGRAAGYSDEAYAQAGATLVEHREEILRGCDLVLGHDSHYRGEDIGGPKTFIGFLNVLNERDVVGHYRRPGITLHSLDLIPRTTLAQAMDVLSSVASISGYQAVLLAAERSLATVPMITSAGGTLRPARFLIMGAGVAGLQAIATGRRLGAIVRAYDVRSASRTEVESLGATFIEVEGAVEDRKAGGYAVEQTPEHLERIRQVIHAEAAQADVIITTARIPGRKAPLLITEDMVRGMKPGAVVVDLAAATGGNCALTEPDSTVMYEEVTILGPTAIECGCAHSTSFLLSNNYTTFIEHLLKNAGNPADEILKATRVVEDGTVVNERYLALAATA; encoded by the coding sequence ATGCAGCACCTGGGTGTTCTGAAGGAAAGCGAGCGCCGCCGCTTGGTGGCGCTCGCCCCCGCGGGGGTGAAGCGCTTGTCGGCCCAGTTGCGCGTGAGCGTGCAGCGCGGCGCCGGCAGGGCGGCGGGCTACTCCGACGAGGCCTATGCGCAGGCAGGCGCCACACTGGTGGAGCACCGCGAGGAGATCCTGCGCGGATGCGACCTGGTGCTGGGGCACGACAGCCATTACCGCGGCGAGGACATCGGCGGACCGAAGACCTTCATCGGTTTCCTCAACGTGCTGAACGAGCGCGATGTGGTGGGCCACTACCGCAGGCCCGGCATCACGCTCCACAGCCTCGACCTCATCCCGCGCACCACCCTGGCGCAGGCCATGGACGTGCTCTCGTCGGTGGCCTCCATCAGCGGCTACCAGGCCGTGCTGCTCGCCGCCGAGCGCTCCCTGGCCACCGTGCCGATGATCACCAGCGCCGGTGGCACACTGCGTCCGGCGCGCTTCCTGATCATGGGTGCCGGTGTGGCGGGCCTGCAGGCCATCGCCACCGGGCGTCGTCTGGGCGCCATCGTGCGTGCCTATGATGTGCGTTCGGCCTCCCGCACCGAGGTGGAGAGCCTCGGCGCCACCTTCATCGAGGTGGAGGGCGCCGTGGAGGACCGCAAGGCGGGCGGCTATGCCGTGGAGCAGACACCCGAGCACCTGGAGCGCATCCGGCAGGTGATCCATGCGGAGGCCGCGCAGGCCGATGTGATCATCACCACCGCCAGGATCCCCGGGCGCAAGGCCCCGTTGCTCATCACCGAGGACATGGTGCGCGGCATGAAGCCCGGCGCCGTGGTGGTGGATCTGGCCGCGGCCACCGGTGGCAACTGCGCGCTCACCGAGCCCGACTCCACCGTGATGTACGAGGAGGTGACCATCCTGGGCCCCACCGCCATCGAATGCGGCTGCGCCCATTCCACTTCCTTCCTGCTCTCCAACAACTACACCACCTTCATCGAGCACCTGCTGAAGAACGCGGGCAACCCGGCCGACGAGATCCTCAAGGCCACGCGCGTCGTGGAGGACGGCACGGTGGTGAACGAACGCTACCTGGCCCTGGCCGCAACCGCCTGA
- a CDS encoding NAD(P) transhydrogenase subunit alpha, whose translation MNELHYQLTTIDGAFVLALSLLLGFEVIRNVPAVLHTPLMSGSNAISGIILFGGITQLLAAGPGETLVVVLSSLTILLGAVNMAGGFFVTHRMLDMFRATSKRNTEH comes from the coding sequence ATGAACGAACTCCACTACCAGCTCACCACCATCGACGGCGCGTTCGTGCTCGCCTTGAGCCTGCTGCTGGGCTTCGAGGTGATCCGCAACGTGCCTGCGGTCCTGCACACCCCCCTCATGTCCGGCTCCAACGCCATCAGCGGCATCATTCTCTTCGGAGGCATCACCCAGCTGCTTGCCGCCGGGCCGGGAGAGACCCTGGTGGTGGTGCTCTCCTCGCTGACCATCCTGCTTGGTGCGGTGAACATGGCCGGCGGCTTCTTCGTCACCCATCGCATGCTGGACATGTTCCGCGCCACGAGCAAGCGTAATACCGAGCACTGA
- a CDS encoding NAD(P)(+) transhydrogenase (Re/Si-specific) subunit beta has product MTVGILYLLATLGLVQGLKLMGEPSRARTGNLLAAASALLALVAVTWASYRPESVGAHLILLLLLLVAATVIGRVWSYRVPMTSMPQLVSIFNALGGLSAVLLGVNQVLAMGILPANRFGSTVLMLGVALGGLAFTGSMVAYLKLDGRKLPRGNRLHRLGARMLLLGMLLALALLWVLPDAFGSLALLLMLVAVASLVYGILFTLPIGGADMPVLIALLNALTGVATLLAGLIFKDPVMLIGGILVGATGLILTVQMSKAMNRTLRSVLAGSIKSARGGAAETEEQVRPVTAVETASMLAFGKHIAIVPGYGMAVSQAQQAVYEMQGLLQRMGAGVHYIIHPVAGRMPGHMNVLLAEANVPYASIHGMEEVNDHMDRYDVVLVIGANDVVNPAAESDPDSSIHGMPIIRAYKAKQVVVFKRGMAKGYSGERNLLFERPNCRVLFGDAKESVKAIIDELKRI; this is encoded by the coding sequence CTGACCGTGGGCATCCTATACCTCCTTGCCACCCTGGGCCTGGTGCAGGGCCTGAAGCTCATGGGCGAGCCTTCGCGCGCGCGCACCGGCAACCTGCTGGCCGCCGCAAGCGCATTGCTGGCCTTGGTGGCCGTTACCTGGGCCTCCTACCGGCCGGAGAGCGTGGGCGCACACCTCATCCTGCTGCTACTGCTGCTTGTGGCCGCAACGGTGATCGGCCGTGTGTGGAGCTACCGCGTGCCCATGACCTCCATGCCGCAACTGGTTTCCATTTTCAACGCACTGGGGGGCCTCAGCGCCGTGCTGCTGGGTGTGAACCAAGTGCTTGCCATGGGCATCCTGCCCGCGAACCGCTTCGGATCCACCGTTCTCATGCTCGGTGTGGCCCTCGGCGGGCTGGCCTTCACCGGCAGCATGGTGGCCTACCTGAAGCTGGACGGCCGCAAGCTTCCACGCGGCAACCGCCTCCATAGGCTTGGTGCGCGCATGCTGCTGCTGGGCATGCTGCTGGCACTGGCGCTGCTGTGGGTGCTGCCCGATGCCTTCGGGTCCCTCGCCCTGTTGCTGATGCTGGTGGCCGTTGCCTCCTTGGTCTACGGCATCCTGTTCACCCTTCCCATCGGCGGTGCCGACATGCCGGTGCTCATCGCCCTGCTCAACGCGCTCACCGGAGTGGCCACCCTGCTGGCCGGCCTCATCTTCAAGGACCCGGTGATGCTCATCGGTGGTATCCTGGTGGGCGCCACCGGCCTGATCCTCACCGTGCAGATGAGCAAGGCCATGAACCGCACGCTGCGCAGCGTGCTGGCCGGTTCCATCAAGAGCGCCCGCGGTGGCGCTGCGGAAACCGAGGAGCAGGTGCGCCCGGTTACCGCGGTTGAGACCGCTTCCATGCTCGCCTTCGGTAAACACATCGCCATCGTGCCCGGCTATGGCATGGCCGTGAGCCAGGCCCAGCAGGCCGTGTACGAAATGCAGGGCCTGTTGCAGCGCATGGGTGCGGGTGTGCACTACATCATCCACCCGGTGGCGGGCCGCATGCCCGGTCATATGAACGTACTGCTCGCAGAGGCCAACGTGCCCTATGCCAGCATCCACGGCATGGAGGAGGTCAATGATCACATGGACCGCTACGATGTGGTGCTCGTGATCGGCGCCAATGACGTGGTGAACCCCGCTGCTGAGTCCGATCCGGATTCCAGCATCCACGGAATGCCCATCATCCGCGCCTACAAGGCCAAGCAGGTGGTGGTGTTCAAGCGCGGCATGGCCAAAGGCTATTCCGGCGAACGCAACCTCCTCTTCGAACGACCCAACTGCCGCGTGCTCTTCGGCGATGCCAAGGAGAGCGTGAAGGCCATCATCGACGAACTCAAACGCATCTGA
- a CDS encoding GreA/GreB family elongation factor, translated as MENPRLIVSEKERDLMRSWIIGHTAPDIQVRNSLDRLYKELGTADVRKEEDMPHDVVRVCSIVDVGMPAGRKNGLQLVMHADADLKQNKLSVLSVLGSALIGYRQGATIMWKLPQGDQTITLEKVDNSRCDVEALRE; from the coding sequence ATGGAGAACCCCCGCCTGATCGTTTCCGAGAAGGAGCGCGACCTGATGCGCTCCTGGATCATCGGCCACACCGCACCCGACATCCAGGTACGCAACAGCCTTGACCGGCTCTACAAGGAACTAGGCACCGCCGACGTGCGCAAGGAAGAGGACATGCCCCATGATGTGGTGCGCGTGTGCAGCATCGTGGACGTGGGCATGCCCGCCGGCCGCAAGAACGGCCTGCAACTGGTGATGCACGCCGATGCCGACCTCAAGCAGAACAAGCTCTCGGTGCTGTCCGTCCTCGGCTCCGCACTGATCGGCTACCGCCAAGGCGCCACCATCATGTGGAAGCTGCCGCAAGGCGACCAGACCATCACGCTCGAGAAGGTTGACAACTCCCGCTGCGATGTGGAAGCCTTGAGGGAGTAA